Proteins encoded in a region of the Bacteroidota bacterium genome:
- a CDS encoding rhodanese-like domain-containing protein, with translation MDGQFAIWVGTLINIDQPLLIVADKGKEKGSDYTITRIGFENVVGYLDCEVAKWKSSLDTIQVVAPSELDLELLSLTNTLLDVRRSSEVEKDKIKGAYHISLHELNTKLNELDKNKNVVVYCAGGYRSMIAASILKRNGFKNVINVSGGINLVKNLRPELVETY, from the coding sequence TTGGATGGACAGTTCGCAATTTGGGTAGGTACCTTAATTAATATTGATCAGCCATTATTAATTGTTGCAGATAAAGGAAAAGAAAAAGGAAGCGATTACACGATTACCAGAATAGGTTTTGAAAATGTTGTAGGATATTTAGATTGTGAAGTAGCTAAATGGAAAAGTTCATTGGACACAATTCAGGTTGTTGCTCCTTCAGAGTTGGATTTAGAACTTCTAAGTTTAACAAACACATTGCTGGATGTAAGAAGATCATCTGAAGTTGAAAAGGATAAAATAAAAGGAGCGTATCATATTTCATTGCACGAATTGAATACCAAACTGAACGAATTGGATAAAAACAAAAACGTTGTTGTTTATTGTGCAGGTGGATATCGTTCAATGATTGCAGCTTCTATTTTAAAACGAAATGGATTTAAAAATGTGATTAATGTTTCCGGTGGAATTAATCTTGTGAAAAATCTTCGCCCGGAGTTGGTTGAAACCTATTAG
- a CDS encoding 6-carboxytetrahydropterin synthase, with product MNIVRITKEFNFEMAHALFGYDGPCKNVHGHSYKLAVTVLGTPISDRNHPKHGMVMDFTDLKSIVKPIVDELDHATILNATTEHKKMAEENLLFSKLVLVKYQPTCENMLIDIAHRIKSQLHTNVELHHLKLQETPTSFAEWFAEDNK from the coding sequence ATGAATATTGTTCGAATTACGAAAGAGTTTAATTTTGAAATGGCGCATGCTTTGTTTGGCTATGATGGCCCATGCAAAAATGTGCACGGACATTCTTATAAGCTAGCAGTTACCGTTTTAGGAACTCCAATTTCAGATCGTAATCATCCGAAACATGGAATGGTAATGGATTTTACCGATTTAAAATCCATTGTCAAACCAATTGTGGATGAGTTGGATCATGCCACCATTTTAAATGCAACTACAGAACATAAAAAAATGGCAGAAGAAAATCTTCTTTTTAGTAAATTAGTTCTAGTAAAATATCAACCGACTTGTGAAAATATGTTGATAGATATAGCACATCGTATAAAAAGCCAGTTACATACGAATGTTGAATTGCACCATTTAAAATTGCAAGAAACACCAACATCTTTTGCGGAGTGGTTTGCTGAAGATAATAAATAA
- the hemN gene encoding oxygen-independent coproporphyrinogen III oxidase: MNLIKKYNVAGPRYTSYPTVPYWDTEVPSLKRWEESVKFTFDQTNASDGISLYIHLPFCESLCTYCGCNTRITVNHNVEPVYLQAVIKEWKMYLTIFKEVPRIKEIHLGGGTPTFFSPQNLKNLIDGILEDTTVCEDAEFSFEAHPNNTSFEHLKVLYDLGFKRLSLGIQDFDPKVQEIVNRIQSFESVEKVVNQARNIGYTSINFDLIYGLPLQTRKSVIDTINKVNLLKPDRIAFYSYAHVPWIKPGQRKFTEFDLPVDEEKRALYEIGKEKFAENGYVEIGMDHFSLKSDTLYKAAENEKLHRNFMGYTHTFTKLMIGLGVSSISDTWYAYGQNEKKVEDYYAKVNSGVLPVVKGHFLTEEDLILRQHILNLMCKFKTDWKNEASQSDSIYRAIDLLSEMEKDKLVEIGEQDLKIRRNARAYIRNVCMAFDARLLDNKPQSQLFSSVV, translated from the coding sequence ATGAATCTGATTAAAAAATATAATGTTGCCGGTCCTCGTTACACGAGCTATCCAACAGTTCCTTATTGGGATACGGAAGTTCCAAGTTTAAAGCGTTGGGAAGAGTCGGTGAAATTCACTTTCGATCAAACGAATGCATCTGACGGGATTTCGTTGTATATCCATTTGCCTTTTTGTGAAAGTTTGTGCACCTATTGTGGTTGTAATACCCGCATAACCGTTAATCATAATGTTGAACCGGTTTATTTGCAAGCAGTGATTAAAGAATGGAAAATGTATTTGACCATCTTCAAAGAGGTACCTCGGATAAAAGAAATTCATCTCGGAGGAGGAACCCCAACCTTTTTCTCTCCTCAAAATTTAAAAAATTTAATTGATGGTATTCTTGAAGACACAACCGTTTGTGAGGATGCCGAATTTAGTTTTGAAGCACATCCGAACAATACTTCCTTTGAGCATTTAAAAGTGTTATACGACTTAGGATTTAAACGATTGAGTTTAGGTATTCAAGATTTTGACCCCAAAGTACAAGAAATTGTTAATCGTATTCAAAGTTTCGAAAGCGTAGAAAAAGTAGTGAATCAAGCGCGCAATATTGGTTATACGTCTATTAATTTTGATTTGATTTATGGGTTACCACTTCAGACCCGGAAAAGTGTGATTGATACAATTAATAAGGTGAATTTGTTAAAACCGGATCGCATTGCTTTTTATAGTTATGCGCATGTTCCGTGGATAAAACCCGGACAAAGAAAGTTTACAGAGTTTGATTTGCCTGTTGATGAAGAAAAGCGAGCACTTTACGAAATAGGAAAAGAGAAATTTGCTGAAAATGGGTATGTAGAAATCGGCATGGATCATTTTTCTTTAAAGAGTGATACACTTTATAAAGCTGCTGAAAATGAAAAACTCCATAGAAACTTTATGGGGTATACACATACATTTACTAAATTAATGATTGGACTTGGCGTTTCTTCTATTAGTGATACTTGGTATGCTTATGGACAAAACGAAAAGAAGGTGGAAGATTATTATGCTAAAGTAAATAGTGGCGTTCTTCCGGTTGTAAAAGGTCATTTTTTAACTGAAGAAGATTTAATTCTTCGGCAGCACATTTTGAATTTAATGTGTAAGTTTAAAACGGATTGGAAAAATGAAGCATCTCAAAGTGATTCAATTTATAGAGCAATTGATTTATTATCAGAAATGGAAAAGGATAAGCTGGTTGAAATAGGGGAGC